A stretch of Cheilinus undulatus linkage group 20, ASM1832078v1, whole genome shotgun sequence DNA encodes these proteins:
- the LOC121528401 gene encoding E3 ubiquitin-protein ligase TRIM21-like — protein sequence MASCSSLLSEEQFLCAICLDVFTQPVSTPCGHNFCMSCISSYWDDYELCRCPLCKETFDRRPVLKVNTFISELSSQFRSLQVKDAHMMKPVQPQTSCEGPVLCGICSDTEQTAVKSCLECLTSFCDVHLEPHHRAAGLKRHTLVEPVSSLEDRICKEHARLLTAFCRAEQVLICDVCCSLKHIDHDVISVQRAYEEVRATLDDSESYLQQKTEERLQNVQAMKESLDKSKSETKSVIAESIQELTELISEIHQSQTKLVQVIEERQKAAENQANEYIVSMEQEITHLESTAAKIRELKQSEDHLYPLLNMPKISLQWPTMNSLTFNFDRHVDVHHIRQCLSKTVSELRKQLRVMDTGVQQLFNRKDLTDDLLLYNLRYYVVDVSLDADTAHPLLIISKDRKQVRYNTGLALSGLTLKPNTFTAHLAVLGDTAISTYKFYFEVFVGGKTEWCLGLANESIQRRGEILRRPDCGLWAIWFIQDKFETFCAPNLPVHYGKVERVGVFVRYESDSIEFYDVQTMTEIYRFTDCSFTEKLYPYLNPCDNEYGSNLGPMIIVPVVPSNPYSSLE from the coding sequence atggCTTCCTGCAGCAGCCTGTTGTCTGAGGAGCAGTTTCTATGTGCGATCTGCCTCGATGTGTTCACGCAGCCAGTTTCCACTCCATGTGGACACAACTTCTGCATGTCCTGCATCTCCAGCTACTGGGACGACTATGAGCTCTGCCGGTGTCCACTGTGTAAGGAGACTTTCGACAGAAGACCTGTTCTGAAAGTCAACACTTTCATCTCAGAGCTTTCATCGCAGTTCAGGTCCCTTCAAGTGAAAGATGCTCACATGATGAAGCCGGTTCAACCACAGACTAGCTGTGAGGGCCCGGTGTTGTGTGGTATTTGCTCTGACACCGAGCAAACTGCAGTCAAATCCTGCCTGGAGTGCCTGACCTCTTTCTGCGACGTACATCTGGAGCCTCATCACAGAGCCGCTGGGCTGAAAAGGCACACGCTGGTTGAGCCCGTTTCCAGCCTGGAGGACCGGATCTGCAAGGAGCATGCCCGACTCCTGACAGCGTTTTGCAGAGCGGAACAGGTTTTGATTTGTGACGTCTGCTGCAGTTTGAAACACATAGACCATGACGTCATTTCAGTGCAGCGGGCGTACGAAGAGGTGAGAGCTACACTTGATGACAGTGAGAGCTACTTACAGCAAAAGACAGAGGAAAGACTGCAGAACGTCCAAGCCATGAAGGAGTCATTGGACAAAAGCAAGTCAGAAACTAAAAGTGTGATAGCAGAGAGCATACAGGAGCTGACAGAGCTTATTTCTGAGATTCATCAGAGCCAAACAAAGCTCGTACAGGTGATCGAGGAGAGGCAAAAAGCTGCTGAAAATCAAGCCAATGAGTATATTGTCAGCATGGAGCAGGAGATCACCCATCTGGAGAGCACTGCAGCGAAGATACGTGAGTTAAAACAGAGTGAAGACCATCTTTACCCCCTCCTGAATATGCCCAAGATTTCCCTCCAGTGGCCCACGATGAACTCTCTCACATTCAACTTCGACCGACACGTGGACGTTCATCACATACGCCAATGTTTGAGCAAAACTGTGTCAGAACTAAGGAAGCAGCTGAGAGTAATGGACACAGGAGTTCAACAGCTGTTCAACAGGAAAGATCTAACAGATGACCTTCTGCTGTATAATCTGAGGTATTACGTGGTCGACGTCTCCCTGGATGCTGACACAGCTCATCCTCTGCTCATCATTTCCAAAGACAGGAAACAAGTAAGATACAACACAGGCTTGGCATTAAGTGGCCTGACCCTGAAGCCGAACACGTTTACTGCACATCTGGCAGTCCTGGGTGACACAGCCATCTCCACGTACAAGTTTTACTTTGAGGTGTTTGTGGGTGGAAAGACAGAGTGGTGTCTGGGCCTGGCAAATGAGTCCATCCAGAGGAGAGGGGAGATTCTCCGGAGGCCTGACTGTGGACTCTGGGCCATCTGGTTCATCCAGGATAAGTTTGAAACCTTCTGTGCACCAAACTTGCCGGTACATTACGGAAAAGTGGAGCGAGTTGGCGTGTTTGTGCGCTACGAGAGCGACAGCATTGAGTTCTACGATGTGCAGACAATGACAGAAATTTACAGGTTTACTGACTGTTCCTTTACAGAAAAGCTGTATCCATATCTGAATCCTTGTGACAATGAATACGGATCAAACCTGGGGCCCATGATAATCGTTCCTGTCGTACCTTCAAATCCCTACTCATCACTTGAGTAA